One stretch of Astatotilapia calliptera chromosome 3, fAstCal1.2, whole genome shotgun sequence DNA includes these proteins:
- the LOC113019596 gene encoding NLR family CARD domain-containing protein 3-like, with protein sequence MIRHLQTIDPSLFFQLHLYSDPSALQDSLQNCQPKLKSNLKKKFQCVFEGIAKAGNPTLLNQIYTELYITEGGTAEVNNEHEVRQIETANRTPDKPETTIRQEDIFKDSLEKQELIRTVLTKGVAGIGKTVLTQKYTLDWAEDKANQDIQFIFPFTFRELNVLKEEKFSLVGLVHHFFTETKKAGICSFEDFQVVFIFDGLDECRPPLDFHNTESVTDVTVPTAVNVLLTNLIRGKLLPSAHIWVTTRPAAANQIPPKYVHRVTEVRGFTDPQKEQYFKKRFKDEDQASRIISHIKTSRSLHIMCHIPVFSWITATVLEDVLKTRAGGQLPKTLTEMYIHFLVVQAKVNKVKYDGGAETDPHWSPESRKMIESLGKLAFDQLQKGNLIFYESDLSECGIDIRAASVYSGVFTQIFKEERGLYQNKVFCFIHLSVQEFLAALHVHLTFIKSGLNLLEERQIIFKSQITESAEKHFYQSAVNEALQSPNGHLDLLLRFLLGFSLQPNQTLLRGLLKQKGSSLQTNQDTALYIKEKITENLSVEKSINLFHCLNELNDHSLVEEIQQSLRSGSLSTDKLSPAQWSALVFILLSSEKDLNVFDLKKYSASEEALLRLLPVAKASNKALLSSCNLSGRVCEDLLSVLSSQSSSLREMDLSTNSLKDSGVIKLSAAVDSRHSKLEILRLSVCNLPKKCCESLSSVLSSQSSSLKELDLSINHLHDSGLQLLSTGLQSLNCKLNTLRLSQCTFSERSSEALSLVISSQSSSLRELDLSNSDLQDSGVKHLFVGLESLNCKLEILSLSGCLITEEGCTSLASALSSNPSHLRELDLSYNHPGASGMKLLLAGLKDPRWRLDTLRLEPAGVRWLTPGLRKYSCQLTIDTNTVSTNLQLSDNNRKVTYVEGVQSYPDHPERFDVHPQLLCRNGLTGRCYWEVKWRGRVDISVSYKGIEGKGDTYDCRFGQNDQSWRLRCSNDGPHSVCHNKRETPISSSSSSSSSSSVSNRAAVYVDCLAGTLSFYRVSSDTLIHLHTFKTTITEMLYPGFSICSSSSVSLC encoded by the exons ATGATCAGACACCTTCAGACCATAGATCCTTCTCTCTTCTTTCAACTGCATTTATACTCTGATCCATCTGCTCTGCAAG ataGTCTTCAGAATTGTCAGCCTAAACTTAAGTCCAAcctgaagaagaagttccagtgtgtgtttgaggggatcgctaaagcaggaaacccaaccctcctgaatcagatctacacagagctctacatcacagagggagggactgcagaggtcaataatgaacatgaggtcagacagattgaaacagcaaaCAGGACACCAGACAAaccagaaacaacaatcagacaagagGACATCTTTAAAGACTCACTTGAAAAACAGGAActaatcagaacagtgctgacaaagggagtggctggcattgggaaaacagtcttaacacagaaatacaccctggactgggctgaagacaaagccaaccaggacatccagttcatatttccattcactttcagagagctgaatgtgctgaaagaggaaaagttcagcttggtgggacttgttcatcacttctttactgaaaccaaaaaagcaggaatctgcagctttgaagacttccaggttgtgttcatctttgatggtctggatgagtgtcgccCTCCCCTGGACTTCCACAACACTGAGAGTGTGACTGATGTTACAGTGCCCACTGCAGTTAATGTACTTCTCACAAACCTGatcagggggaaactgcttccctctgctcatATCTGggtaaccacacgacctgcagcagccaatcagatcccccCTAAGTATGTTCACAgagtgacagaggtcagagggttcactgacccacagaaggagcAGTACTTCAAGAAGAGATTCAAAGATGAGGATcaggccagcaggatcatctcccacatcaagacatcacgaagcctccacatcatgtgccacatcccagtcttctcctggatcactgctacagttttggaggatgtgctgaaaaccagagcgggaggacagctgcccaagaccctgactgagatgtacatccacttcctcgtggttcaggccaaagtgaatAAGGTCAAGTATGacggaggagctgagacagatccacactggagtccagagagcaggaagatgattgagtctctgggaaaactggcttttgatcagctgcagaaaggaaacctgatcttctatgaatcagacctgtcagagtgtggcatcgatatcagagcagcctcagtgtactcaggagtgttcacacagatctttaaagaggagagaggactgtaccagaacaaggtgttctgcttcatccatctgagtgttcaggagtttctagctgctcttcatgtccatctgaccttcatcaagtctggactcaatctgctggaagaACGACAAATAATCTTCAAGTCTCAAATAACAGAATCTGCAGAGAAACACTTCTACCAGAGTGCTGTTAATGAGGCCTTACAGAGTCCtaatggacacctggacttgttgctccgcttcctcctgggaTTTTCACTGCAGCCCAATCAGACTCTGCTACGAGGCCTGCTGAAACAGAAAGGAAGTAGCTTACAGACTAATCAGGACACTGCACTGTACATCAAGGAGAAAATCACTGAGAATCTGTCTgtagagaaaagcatcaatctgttccactgtctgaatgaactgaatgatcattctctagtggaggagatccaacaatccctgagatcaggaagtctctccacagataaactgtctcctgctcagtggtcagctctggtcttcatcttactgtcatcagaaaaagatctgaatgtgtttgacctgaagaaatactctgcttcagaggaggctcttctgaggctgctgccagtggccaaagcctccaacaaagcTCT atTGAGCAGCTGTAACCTCTCAGGTAGAGTCTGTGAAGATTTGTTGTCAGTTCTCAGCTCCCAGTCATCTAGCCTGAGAGAGATGGACCTGAGTACCAACAGCCTGAAAGATTCAGGAGTAATAAAGCTGTCTGCTGCAGTGGATAGTCGACACTCTAAACTCGAAATTCTCAG aCTGAGTGTGTGTAACCTCCCCAAGAAATGCTGTGAATCTTTGTCTTCAGTTCTCAGCTCTCAATCTTCAAGTCTgaaagagctggacctgagtatcAACCACCTGCATGATTCAGGACTGCAACTTCTATCTACTGGACTGCAAAGTCTAAATTGTAAACTGAATACGCTGAG actaAGTCAATGCACCTTCTCAGAGAGAAGCTCTGAAGCTCTTTCCTTGGTTATCAGCTCCCAATCCTCTAGCCTGAGAGAGTTGGACCTGAGTAACTCTGACCTGCAGGATTCGGGAGTGAAGCATTTATTTGTTGGACTGGAAAGTCTAAACTGTAAACTGGAAATTCTCAG tctgtcaggctgtctgatcacagaggaaggctgtacttctctggcctcagctctgagctccaacccttcccatctgagagagttagacctgagctacaatcatccaGGAGCCTCAGGAATGAAGCTGCTGTTGGCTGGACTTAAGGATCCACGCTGGAGACTGGACACTCTTAG gttggagcctgctggagtccgatggttgacaccaggtctgaggaagt attcctgtcaactcacaatcgacacaaacacagtgagcacaaacctgcaactgtctgacaacaacaggaaggtgacatATGTGGAGGgggttcagtcatatcctgatcatccagaaaGATTTGATGTTCatcctcagctgctgtgtagaaatggtctgactggtcgctgttactgggaggtcaaGTGGAGAGGAAGGGTTgatatatcagtgagttacaaaGGAATCGAGGGAAAAGGAGACACTTATGACTGTAGGTTTGGACAGAATGATCAATCCTGGAGACTACGCTGCTCTAATGATGGTCCTCATTCTGTCTGTCACAATAAGAGAGAAAcacccatctcctcctcctcctcctcctcctcctcctcctctgtctctaacagagcagcagtgtatgtggactgtcttgctggcactctgtccttctacagagtctcctctgacactctgatccaccttCACACCTTCAAAACCACAATCACTGAAATGCTTTATCCTGGATTTTCGATCTGTTCTAGTTCCTCAGTGAGTCTGTGCTAA